In the genome of Phytoactinopolyspora mesophila, one region contains:
- a CDS encoding ABC transporter permease: protein MASGAPITPHPAVGTTARPLQTTRSRTGWQLAKRRMRRRWQLYLLAAVPLIYFLVFKYVPMVNAVIAFKDYSPVVGIWGSPWVGLQHFQAFFDNPAFWRIVRNTFILSAYTLLAAFPIPIILALALNEVRHRFFKRTVQMVTFAPYFISTVIVVSMTILFLSPRIGLANDALGLFGIGSIDFLGNPDYFRHIYVWSDVWQTAGYSAVIYMAALAGIDPTLYESAKVDGASRIQKIIHVDLPGIMPTAAILMILGVGNIMAIGFEKAFLLQNPLNLSHSEIIPTYVYKTGLLNADFSLAAAVGLFNSVINLGLLVGVNFIAKRVFGHGLW, encoded by the coding sequence ATGGCGTCCGGCGCACCCATCACCCCACACCCCGCCGTGGGTACGACCGCCCGCCCACTGCAGACGACCAGGTCACGGACCGGCTGGCAGCTGGCCAAGCGCAGGATGCGCCGCCGCTGGCAGTTGTACCTGCTGGCCGCCGTGCCTCTGATCTACTTCCTCGTCTTCAAATACGTGCCGATGGTCAATGCTGTCATCGCGTTCAAGGATTACAGCCCCGTGGTCGGGATATGGGGCAGCCCTTGGGTCGGCTTGCAGCACTTCCAAGCGTTCTTCGATAACCCTGCGTTCTGGCGGATAGTCCGCAACACCTTCATTCTTTCGGCGTACACACTCCTCGCGGCATTCCCCATTCCGATCATCTTGGCGCTCGCGCTCAACGAGGTGCGACACAGGTTCTTCAAGCGCACGGTCCAGATGGTGACATTCGCGCCGTACTTCATCTCGACCGTCATCGTCGTGTCGATGACGATCTTGTTCCTCTCGCCGCGCATTGGGCTGGCGAATGACGCGCTCGGTCTGTTCGGGATCGGATCGATCGACTTCCTGGGGAACCCCGACTATTTCCGCCACATCTACGTCTGGAGCGATGTCTGGCAAACCGCGGGCTATTCCGCGGTGATCTACATGGCTGCCCTCGCCGGCATCGACCCAACGCTCTACGAATCCGCGAAAGTGGACGGCGCCTCCCGAATTCAGAAGATCATCCATGTCGACCTTCCGGGCATCATGCCCACAGCCGCCATCTTGATGATCCTCGGCGTCGGCAACATCATGGCCATCGGATTCGAGAAGGCATTTCTGCTGCAGAATCCCTTGAATCTGAGCCATTCGGAGATCATCCCGACCTACGTCTACAAGACCGGCTTGCTCAATGCGGACTTCAGCCTTGCAGCAGCGGTCGGACTGTTCAACTCGGTGATCAATCTCGGGTTGCTCGTAGGGGTGAACTTCATCGCCAAGCGCGTATTCGGCCATGGCCTGTGGTGA